In a genomic window of Methanogenium sp. S4BF:
- a CDS encoding PKD domain-containing protein gives MDKKTRTVAVSLLFFLCFLIPAAAGADDVGNDTPGDIQNTGWVGDEFQVSDEACDSCDSRGCGLEMVAEAESDGNAGDPVEAYPLGYHPAPESIAYRTATDISHLTIADVAPIMADDPLPSRYDLRDYDRMTSVKNQGSCGSCWAFATLGSLESYFMGDEGTAYDFSENNMKNMHGFDWGCCNGGNYEMATAYLTRWAVPEDVSWYSGPVNEEDDPYDPFSCSGPDAPLIQKHVQNVYFLPVQSPTDNSLVKSMIQDYGAVGATILVNKTIGFNMAGSSPAYYYDPSEGMKLDGGHAILVAGWDDSFPKDNFNVMPPGDGAYLVKNSWGSDWGNDSGYFYVSYYDPQINKDFTIFTAESTDTYDSVYYHDELGATTFAYVQASTTGSFANVFPASDTETIEAVGVYTYEAGAEFVAGIYLNPDSGPINTTAGPVSTVTGICGLAGYHTIDLETPVEISPGDAFSVVFTVTNPSQYFTIPLEKQIAGYSSGATSAAGESYYLNYAGIWNDAYGIIEFNRPNVCIRAYATDRHTVPAPVANFTAEPISGTAPLTVQFNDTSTGTPTEWSWTFGDGATSTDKNPTHLYNTSGSYTVNLTVTNTGGSNTTTQTDLITVLAAAPTAEFDLNRNFVALTQNNTFEAGTYSSDLSYRLHAANTGLNVTLGNLTYTAAAENLAWVDYPSYAVWNATYAEWNFPLGYVIPGGSGLDTRAGTSYSEEKVYNHSITRINNVSFFRTNGSQRTNVTVVFNDLDFESAFVGFAAAKDVNVTTEIISGSVETNAPLAEPLPSAGAYHLKLDTEELVAGSEYYFTFDTRIYLNGSAAVHKPMVYVWEGMSHDTASLGETYTATVPSAMLPADAAAFSVETNTSCDWTVVRQNNLLSILDGSSNAVPGLPVADFSGTPRTGAPLLNVSFTDLSTGEPDTWLWTFGDGTSSTEQNPEHIYTADGVYTVMLSVNGGESTSTKADYIRVTSLFLGDANGDGIVNQADTLRVLKEVVGLTTAPLSGTDAFERTDVHWNGVIDIGDAMYIAQYNVGLRDQWFELV, from the coding sequence ATGGATAAAAAAACCCGAACAGTGGCAGTATCACTTCTTTTTTTCCTGTGCTTTTTGATCCCGGCAGCTGCCGGGGCAGATGATGTGGGGAATGATACCCCTGGCGATATACAAAATACCGGCTGGGTTGGTGATGAATTTCAAGTCAGTGATGAAGCGTGCGACTCCTGCGACTCCCGTGGGTGTGGTCTGGAAATGGTGGCAGAGGCAGAATCCGATGGGAATGCCGGCGACCCGGTGGAGGCATATCCTCTCGGCTATCACCCTGCACCGGAGAGCATTGCATACCGAACAGCAACGGACATCTCGCATCTGACCATCGCTGACGTGGCTCCGATTATGGCAGACGATCCTCTCCCCTCCCGCTATGATCTCAGGGATTACGATCGGATGACCAGTGTAAAAAACCAGGGGAGCTGCGGTTCATGCTGGGCGTTCGCAACCTTAGGTTCGCTTGAATCATATTTCATGGGAGATGAGGGGACTGCATATGACTTCTCCGAAAACAACATGAAAAATATGCATGGGTTTGACTGGGGGTGCTGTAACGGAGGCAATTATGAGATGGCAACGGCGTACCTGACACGGTGGGCTGTACCGGAGGATGTGTCATGGTATTCGGGTCCGGTGAATGAGGAGGACGACCCGTATGACCCATTCTCATGCTCAGGTCCGGATGCACCTTTGATACAAAAACATGTCCAGAATGTGTATTTCCTTCCGGTTCAGTCTCCGACGGACAATTCACTGGTAAAGTCAATGATACAGGACTACGGCGCCGTTGGAGCTACCATTCTGGTCAACAAAACCATTGGGTTTAATATGGCCGGCAGTTCGCCGGCATATTATTACGATCCCTCCGAAGGGATGAAACTGGACGGGGGGCATGCGATTCTCGTCGCCGGATGGGACGATTCGTTTCCCAAAGATAATTTCAATGTGATGCCGCCAGGGGATGGGGCATATCTGGTCAAAAACAGCTGGGGCAGTGACTGGGGCAATGATTCGGGATACTTCTATGTCTCCTATTATGATCCACAGATCAATAAGGACTTCACCATTTTTACGGCAGAATCTACAGACACCTATGACTCTGTCTATTACCATGATGAACTGGGTGCAACGACATTCGCGTATGTTCAGGCATCAACAACAGGCTCGTTTGCCAATGTTTTCCCGGCGTCGGACACAGAGACAATTGAGGCAGTAGGTGTCTACACCTATGAGGCGGGAGCTGAGTTTGTCGCCGGCATTTACCTGAATCCGGATTCCGGTCCGATAAATACCACGGCGGGCCCGGTTTCAACGGTAACGGGAATTTGCGGGCTTGCAGGATACCATACCATTGACCTTGAAACACCTGTTGAAATATCTCCCGGTGATGCATTCTCGGTCGTCTTTACGGTAACAAACCCTTCGCAGTATTTTACCATCCCGCTTGAAAAACAAATTGCCGGTTACTCCTCCGGCGCAACTTCAGCAGCAGGGGAGAGCTATTACCTAAATTATGCGGGCATCTGGAATGATGCATATGGTATAATCGAATTCAACCGCCCGAATGTCTGCATCAGGGCATACGCAACAGATCGTCATACTGTCCCCGCCCCGGTTGCAAATTTCACTGCAGAACCAATATCCGGCACGGCACCACTCACTGTTCAGTTTAATGACACCTCCACCGGCACTCCCACCGAATGGAGCTGGACCTTTGGTGATGGTGCCACATCAACAGACAAAAATCCGACTCATCTCTACAACACCAGCGGCAGCTACACGGTGAATCTGACCGTTACGAACACCGGCGGTTCGAATACAACAACACAGACAGATCTGATCACGGTCCTGGCCGCGGCACCGACGGCAGAGTTTGATCTCAACCGGAATTTTGTTGCATTAACGCAGAACAATACATTCGAGGCCGGCACCTACTCTTCCGATCTCAGCTACCGCCTTCATGCAGCGAATACCGGTCTGAACGTCACGCTTGGAAACCTGACGTATACTGCAGCCGCAGAGAATCTTGCATGGGTTGATTATCCATCATATGCAGTATGGAATGCAACCTATGCAGAGTGGAATTTCCCCCTCGGATATGTGATACCCGGTGGCAGCGGGCTTGACACACGGGCAGGAACGTCGTATTCCGAGGAGAAGGTCTACAATCACAGCATCACCCGCATCAACAACGTGAGTTTCTTCCGGACGAACGGTTCTCAGCGGACAAATGTTACCGTAGTATTCAATGATCTCGACTTTGAATCGGCCTTTGTCGGATTTGCAGCTGCAAAGGATGTGAATGTGACAACCGAAATCATTTCGGGGTCGGTGGAGACCAATGCACCGCTCGCTGAACCGCTCCCGTCTGCTGGAGCATATCACCTGAAACTTGACACGGAAGAGCTTGTCGCCGGAAGTGAGTACTACTTCACCTTTGATACCCGGATTTATCTCAACGGGTCTGCGGCGGTTCACAAACCGATGGTCTATGTCTGGGAAGGCATGAGCCATGATACGGCATCACTCGGTGAAACATACACAGCCACAGTCCCCTCCGCTATGCTTCCCGCCGATGCAGCAGCATTTTCGGTTGAGACGAACACCTCCTGTGACTGGACGGTTGTCCGGCAGAACAACCTGCTTTCCATCCTTGATGGCAGTTCGAATGCGGTACCGGGCCTTCCGGTTGCGGACTTCTCCGGGACACCGCGGACAGGGGCACCACTGTTGAATGTTTCCTTCACCGATCTCTCCACCGGAGAACCGGATACATGGCTGTGGACTTTTGGTGACGGCACCAGTTCAACAGAGCAGAATCCGGAGCACATCTATACCGCAGACGGTGTATATACGGTAATGCTCTCGGTGAACGGGGGCGAATCCACCTCCACAAAAGCCGATTATATCCGGGTCACCTCCCTTTTCCTCGGCGATGCAAATGGTGATGGGATAGTGAACCAGGCAGATACCCTGCGGGTGCTCAAAGAGGTTGTCGGGCTTACAACAGCACCACTCAGCGGAACCGATGCATTCGAACGGACCGATGTCCACTGGAACGGTGTGATTGACATTGGCGACGCGATGTACATTGCCCAGTATAATGTCGGGCTGCGGGACCAGTGGTTTGAACTGGTTTGA
- a CDS encoding metal-dependent hydrolase produces the protein MLPAVHLLIGITLGIFLLYLTKDCRAVIYCSIGSLLPDIIDKPVGHLILATLGNGRIFFHSLTICGIVAFLGFIILIKWRHPGLLFIAAGMLSHQLADAMWAIPNSWYWPFLGWFRPKYMPFYFEDMFSLEFSSPSELLVIILGLILLICMVHAWRKGNIALFRRVAGVVGLILLIAGGLVLSTLAGFFCPSFCFVMQILPGFLVYSGFQDIFICGLALILGGGAFLLVSLSPPIGCGMKDFL, from the coding sequence ATGCTTCCGGCAGTTCACCTCTTAATCGGGATTACGCTCGGCATCTTTCTTTTGTATCTCACGAAGGATTGTCGGGCGGTCATCTACTGTTCCATTGGTAGTCTTCTCCCTGACATCATTGATAAACCGGTCGGGCATCTCATTCTGGCAACTCTTGGAAACGGCCGCATCTTCTTCCACAGCCTGACCATCTGTGGCATTGTTGCCTTCCTGGGGTTCATCATCCTGATAAAATGGCGGCATCCCGGTCTTCTCTTTATCGCAGCAGGCATGCTCTCCCATCAGCTTGCAGATGCGATGTGGGCCATTCCAAACAGCTGGTACTGGCCGTTTCTGGGTTGGTTCCGCCCGAAATATATGCCGTTTTATTTTGAGGATATGTTTTCCCTCGAATTCTCCTCGCCGTCTGAACTGCTTGTCATTATCCTGGGTCTCATTCTTCTCATCTGTATGGTACATGCATGGCGAAAGGGAAACATCGCCCTCTTCCGCCGGGTTGCAGGCGTGGTCGGGCTCATTCTCCTCATAGCAGGGGGTCTTGTCCTCTCCACGCTGGCGGGTTTCTTTTGTCCATCCTTTTGCTTTGTCATGCAGATTCTTCCCGGATTTCTGGTCTATTCGGGTTTTCAGGATATCTTCATCTGTGGCCTGGCTCTCATACTGGGAGGAGGGGCCTTCCTCCTTGTCTCGCTCTCTCCTCCGATCGGGTGCGGGATGAAAGATTTCCTGTGA